From Cohaesibacter gelatinilyticus, the proteins below share one genomic window:
- a CDS encoding sensor histidine kinase, giving the protein MSELADNQSLTKSSATRPGKERSVRVRLLVIALLPMLVVMPVLLGVAVTRWASKFDNLLITKVNGDLTIAHQYLSRILENSGEKIQALGASATFSRNLNMEISDLNLNQYLNESRKALGFDFLYLVDLEGTTHAASLSRRSERPANDWPVIISALNGQPSTAIDIFSAKDLTALSPDLAQRARLDLVHTRAAIPTDRTVETRGMMVHTATPVEFGTTKAALVGGILLNRNLAFIDTINDLVYRQASLPAGSQGTATLFMEDIRISTNVRLFENVRALGTRVSAIVRSTVLDEGRVWLDRAFVVNDWYISAYEPIVDSYGKRVGMLYVGFLEAPFKAAKYTSLIAIAVAFLLVAAISVPIFLRWARNIFKPLERMALTISRVEQGNLGARTGPVNSGDEIGKVAHHLDTLLEQLQERDRDLRDWASELNTRVEERTRELKEANQRLEATTQQLVMSEKLAAIGEITAGVAHEINNPIAVIQGNLDVIREALGSKIRENQTEFRLIDEQIHCINLIVNKLLQFARPDEFAGFVDRHAPDDVLTDCLLLVQHLLGKAEIEIIRDEGTQCLVLMSRTELQQILINLIVNAIHAMPDGGTLTLRTYDQLKDKIPGLIIEVTDTGGGMSPEILKKAFDPFFTTKREEGTGLGLSISQTLLSRYGGHISAKSTQGQGTTFFVWIPEAD; this is encoded by the coding sequence ATGTCTGAACTTGCGGACAATCAGTCTCTGACGAAGTCTTCAGCCACACGGCCTGGTAAGGAGCGCTCGGTTCGCGTTCGCCTTCTGGTCATTGCGCTCCTGCCGATGCTGGTGGTCATGCCTGTTCTGCTGGGCGTTGCAGTAACGCGCTGGGCCAGCAAATTCGACAATCTTCTGATTACCAAAGTGAATGGTGATCTCACCATCGCCCATCAATATCTGTCCCGCATACTGGAAAACAGCGGAGAAAAAATCCAGGCGCTGGGCGCATCAGCAACATTCTCCCGAAACCTGAATATGGAGATCAGTGACCTGAATCTCAACCAATACCTGAACGAGAGCAGGAAAGCGCTTGGGTTTGATTTTCTCTATCTGGTCGATCTTGAAGGAACTACCCACGCGGCTTCTCTATCACGCAGATCCGAACGACCAGCAAATGACTGGCCGGTTATAATATCCGCACTCAACGGACAACCATCAACGGCCATCGACATATTCAGCGCAAAAGACCTCACAGCTTTATCACCTGATCTCGCGCAACGAGCACGGCTCGATCTTGTACATACCCGCGCCGCCATTCCCACAGATCGCACGGTAGAAACGAGAGGCATGATGGTTCATACGGCAACCCCGGTGGAATTTGGGACCACAAAAGCCGCATTGGTTGGTGGCATTCTCCTCAATCGGAACCTCGCATTCATCGATACCATCAACGATCTTGTCTACCGTCAGGCCAGCCTGCCTGCTGGCAGCCAAGGCACAGCAACCTTGTTCATGGAAGATATTCGTATCAGCACGAATGTCCGCTTGTTTGAAAATGTACGCGCCTTGGGCACACGCGTTTCCGCAATTGTACGGTCGACTGTTCTGGACGAGGGACGGGTGTGGCTGGATCGAGCCTTTGTTGTGAACGACTGGTACATATCTGCCTATGAGCCAATCGTGGACAGTTACGGCAAACGGGTCGGCATGCTCTATGTCGGCTTCCTCGAAGCCCCGTTTAAGGCCGCCAAATATACATCCCTGATCGCAATTGCCGTGGCATTTCTGCTGGTCGCTGCCATCTCGGTCCCGATCTTCCTGCGCTGGGCACGGAATATATTCAAACCTCTGGAGCGAATGGCACTCACAATCTCACGGGTGGAACAGGGAAATCTGGGCGCACGGACAGGCCCGGTGAACAGCGGCGATGAAATCGGAAAAGTCGCACATCACCTGGATACGCTTTTGGAGCAACTACAGGAACGTGATCGCGATCTTCGCGACTGGGCATCAGAACTGAACACGCGCGTGGAAGAACGCACACGAGAACTGAAAGAAGCCAATCAACGGCTGGAAGCCACCACGCAACAACTCGTCATGTCAGAAAAATTGGCTGCAATAGGAGAAATCACAGCAGGCGTCGCTCACGAAATAAACAATCCCATCGCTGTTATTCAGGGAAATCTCGATGTTATCCGAGAAGCACTGGGATCTAAGATCAGGGAAAACCAGACCGAATTCCGCCTGATTGACGAGCAAATCCATTGCATCAATCTGATTGTCAATAAACTGCTTCAATTTGCGCGGCCGGACGAGTTTGCCGGATTCGTTGATCGGCATGCGCCGGACGATGTTCTGACCGACTGCTTGTTGTTGGTTCAGCATCTGCTGGGCAAAGCCGAAATAGAGATCATCAGGGACGAAGGCACGCAATGCCTTGTCTTGATGAGCCGCACCGAGTTACAGCAGATATTGATCAATCTCATTGTCAACGCCATTCATGCAATGCCTGATGGTGGCACATTGACACTGCGAACCTATGATCAACTCAAGGACAAGATTCCCGGACTGATAATTGAGGTAACAGATACGGGAGGCGGCATGTCCCCGGAAATTTTGAAGAAAGCATTCGACCCCTTCTTTACAACAAAACGAGAGGAAGGGACCGGCCTTGGCCTTTCAATCAGCCAAACGCTTCTCAGCCGTTATGGTGGACATATCTCAGCCAAAAGCACTCAAGGTCAGGGAACAACTTTCTTTGTCTGGATACCTGAAGCTGACTGA
- a CDS encoding OFA family MFS transporter, translating to MADSNSSQNGMFSFLMKENIVAKPGYNRWLVPPASIAIHLCIGSVYAWSVFNPALVKELGVVTSAADDWSLSNVVWIFSVAIVFLGLAAAIAGKWLEDVGPRCVGVTSAFLWGGGFILGSFGILSHQLWLVYLGYGVLGGCGLGLGYVSPVSTLIRWFPDRRGMATGMAIMGFGGGAMIGAPLIAFLLKTFSTAPTYLGTEGSLSIITEGGRRFAQTATGKVEVVIASAAEAAKMAVPGDAGVYVVGTGNTGAAATFLTLGIVYFSVMMIAAFCYRVPAKDWKPEGWTPPAKAESAKRMITSNNVHIDQALKTPQFWLLWIVLCFNVTAGIGVIGVAKTMMGEIFGTTLPGVVTATFAGTYVLMISVFNMCGRFFWASMSDFIGRKNTYHCFFVLGTLLYLSIPFTASAVSADPSITWLVMFYAATMIIFTMYGGGFATIPAYLADVFGTMHVGGIHGRLLTAWATAGVLGPFAITYLRNLSLQDAIRDIAAKVSPADFEAKFGAPLSQLSELVTAKSVTIAKLMEIAPAGTVDPTPSLYNTTMYAMAALLVIAFFANLFVSAVRDHHHVEITHKAEAPAE from the coding sequence ATGGCCGATTCCAATTCATCTCAGAACGGCATGTTTTCTTTCTTGATGAAAGAAAACATTGTCGCCAAACCCGGTTATAACAGGTGGCTGGTACCACCTGCATCAATCGCAATCCATCTATGCATCGGTTCAGTTTACGCCTGGAGTGTTTTCAATCCGGCACTGGTCAAGGAACTGGGCGTCGTCACCAGTGCAGCTGACGACTGGAGCCTCAGTAATGTTGTCTGGATCTTCTCAGTCGCCATCGTCTTTCTTGGGCTGGCCGCAGCCATTGCCGGTAAATGGCTCGAAGATGTCGGCCCTCGTTGTGTCGGCGTAACATCAGCCTTCCTTTGGGGTGGTGGCTTCATCCTTGGTTCCTTTGGCATTCTCTCCCACCAACTCTGGTTGGTATATCTGGGCTATGGCGTACTGGGAGGATGCGGCCTCGGGCTTGGATATGTTTCACCGGTCTCCACCCTCATTCGCTGGTTCCCGGACCGGCGCGGAATGGCAACGGGAATGGCCATCATGGGCTTTGGAGGCGGCGCCATGATCGGCGCTCCCCTCATTGCCTTTCTATTGAAAACCTTCTCCACCGCACCGACCTATCTTGGCACCGAAGGCTCTTTGAGCATCATCACTGAAGGCGGTCGTCGCTTTGCACAAACCGCGACCGGCAAGGTCGAGGTGGTCATCGCCAGTGCAGCAGAAGCCGCAAAAATGGCGGTTCCAGGGGATGCTGGCGTCTATGTTGTCGGAACAGGGAACACCGGCGCTGCCGCAACGTTTCTGACCTTGGGCATCGTTTATTTCAGTGTGATGATGATAGCTGCTTTCTGCTATCGCGTTCCAGCAAAAGACTGGAAACCGGAAGGTTGGACACCTCCGGCAAAAGCTGAATCTGCAAAACGCATGATTACAAGCAATAACGTTCATATCGACCAGGCGCTTAAAACACCACAATTCTGGCTACTCTGGATCGTGCTTTGCTTCAATGTGACCGCCGGCATTGGCGTAATCGGTGTTGCAAAAACGATGATGGGCGAAATTTTCGGCACCACCCTGCCCGGCGTCGTAACCGCAACATTTGCAGGCACATATGTCTTGATGATATCGGTCTTCAATATGTGTGGCCGGTTCTTCTGGGCTTCGATGTCCGATTTCATCGGGCGGAAAAACACCTATCATTGTTTCTTTGTGCTTGGCACGCTGCTGTATCTGTCCATTCCATTCACCGCATCGGCAGTGAGCGCAGATCCGTCGATAACATGGCTGGTGATGTTCTACGCCGCTACGATGATCATCTTCACAATGTATGGCGGCGGGTTCGCTACCATTCCGGCCTATCTGGCAGACGTGTTCGGAACGATGCATGTCGGTGGCATACATGGACGTCTCCTGACGGCATGGGCAACAGCAGGTGTCCTTGGACCCTTTGCAATCACATATCTGCGAAATCTGTCTTTACAGGACGCCATCAGGGACATCGCCGCCAAGGTCAGCCCCGCAGACTTTGAAGCAAAATTTGGAGCCCCTCTGTCTCAGCTCTCCGAATTGGTCACGGCCAAATCCGTAACCATCGCAAAGCTTATGGAAATTGCGCCTGCTGGCACGGTGGATCCAACACCCAGCCTGTATAATACGACGATGTATGCCATGGCTGCCTTGCTGGTAATTGCATTTTTCGCAAACCTGTTCGTGAGTGCCGTGCGTGACCATCATCACGTCGAGATAACCCATAAAGCAGAAGCACCAGCAGAATAG
- a CDS encoding MarR family winged helix-turn-helix transcriptional regulator, with protein sequence MSFDHNSSAGYLVNHMARLFFEELRKRIEPLGIVPGQFPALLALWQKDGQTQKELVEALDVEQATMANTLNRMERDGLIIRKDHPTDGRAKIICLTDKAQSVRDDAYAYANSVNDIALADFTPEEREMFMHFMRRTIRALKAG encoded by the coding sequence ATGAGCTTTGATCACAATTCCTCCGCCGGTTATCTCGTCAATCACATGGCGCGTCTGTTCTTTGAAGAATTGCGCAAACGTATCGAGCCGTTGGGCATCGTGCCTGGGCAGTTTCCTGCTCTTTTGGCGTTGTGGCAAAAAGATGGCCAAACTCAGAAGGAATTGGTGGAGGCCCTTGATGTCGAGCAAGCGACAATGGCCAATACGCTCAACAGAATGGAACGGGATGGGCTTATTATCCGCAAGGATCATCCTACTGACGGCCGCGCAAAAATCATCTGTCTGACAGACAAGGCACAAAGTGTGCGTGATGATGCTTATGCTTATGCCAATTCCGTCAATGACATCGCTCTGGCAGACTTTACCCCGGAAGAACGAGAGATGTTCATGCATTTCATGAGGCGCACCATCCGTGCTCTGAAAGCTGGCTAA
- a CDS encoding antibiotic biosynthesis monooxygenase family protein — translation MKPLMTATAALCLSGTMSFASSAKDITLINVFEVPQGQYEAAVDMWVQSRDFLQTQPGYISTALHKSIGSDAKFQLINIAKWESAEAFQAASKAMRETSGIKPVKGLKFTPGLYQVILTD, via the coding sequence ATGAAGCCCTTGATGACAGCCACCGCAGCTTTATGCCTTTCCGGCACAATGTCCTTTGCTTCATCGGCGAAGGACATCACGCTGATCAATGTTTTCGAAGTCCCACAAGGTCAATATGAGGCTGCCGTGGACATGTGGGTTCAGTCCCGCGATTTCCTTCAAACACAACCTGGCTATATCTCGACTGCCCTGCACAAATCCATCGGGTCGGACGCAAAATTCCAACTGATCAATATTGCCAAATGGGAAAGTGCCGAAGCCTTTCAGGCAGCATCAAAAGCCATGCGCGAAACATCCGGTATCAAGCCAGTAAAAGGCCTAAAATTCACACCCGGCCTTTATCAGGTCATCCTGACAGACTGA
- a CDS encoding ferredoxin--NADP reductase, whose product MKTRIHAIAGGIGFLMILTFWTSTVFSELFGSYETIANVKAMILRGMIILIPAMIIVGGSGMALGGKRTDILASTKKKRMPIIAANGLLILLPMAFILADKAASGAFDTWFYGLQAIELLAGGTNLTLMGLNIRDGLRMTGKIGKNNKAKLISRELINNGSMVLHFAKPKGFQHDAGQWTRLTLINPCHTDREGTARSLTIASAPHDTDLTFATRLSTSAFKQALAELPIGAEVKVSDPQGIMTLPKTIDRPVVFLAGGIGITPFLAMSRHATRHTPNQKISLFYSSRTAKDAVFLDELARMDKTNSNFKLVATISDETMTDWQGETGRIDAEMLNHHLDDIHAPIYYLVGSPAMVMSMRTLLEKQGVAEQDIHTEEFSGY is encoded by the coding sequence ATGAAAACGCGCATACATGCCATTGCCGGTGGCATAGGCTTTCTGATGATCCTGACATTCTGGACTTCTACCGTCTTTTCAGAACTGTTTGGTTCCTATGAGACCATCGCAAATGTCAAAGCCATGATCCTGCGAGGCATGATCATTCTGATCCCTGCAATGATCATCGTGGGTGGGTCTGGAATGGCCCTGGGGGGCAAGCGTACCGACATATTGGCCAGCACCAAAAAAAAGCGCATGCCAATCATCGCAGCCAATGGCTTGCTGATTCTGTTGCCCATGGCCTTCATTCTTGCTGACAAGGCAGCATCTGGTGCTTTTGATACCTGGTTTTACGGGCTACAGGCCATCGAACTACTCGCAGGTGGAACCAACCTGACCCTCATGGGCCTGAATATTCGCGACGGATTGCGCATGACTGGCAAGATTGGCAAAAACAACAAGGCCAAATTGATCAGCCGCGAGTTGATAAATAATGGCTCAATGGTGCTTCATTTTGCCAAACCAAAAGGTTTCCAACATGACGCGGGGCAATGGACGCGCCTAACCTTGATCAATCCATGCCATACAGATCGCGAGGGAACCGCCCGCAGCCTCACCATTGCCTCAGCTCCTCATGACACCGACCTGACATTCGCAACCCGACTTAGCACATCGGCCTTCAAACAAGCCCTTGCAGAGCTGCCCATTGGCGCAGAAGTGAAGGTGAGCGATCCACAAGGGATCATGACCTTGCCAAAGACGATTGATCGTCCCGTGGTCTTTCTGGCTGGCGGCATTGGCATCACCCCCTTCCTTGCCATGTCTCGCCACGCGACGCGCCACACACCCAACCAGAAGATCTCACTCTTCTATTCCAGTCGAACAGCCAAGGATGCGGTTTTCCTGGACGAATTAGCCCGGATGGATAAGACCAATTCCAATTTCAAATTGGTTGCGACAATAAGCGATGAAACCATGACAGACTGGCAGGGCGAAACAGGACGCATTGATGCAGAAATGCTCAACCATCATCTCGACGATATACATGCCCCAATCTATTATCTGGTCGGTTCACCAGCCATGGTCATGTCCATGCGCACACTGCTGGAAAAACAAGGCGTGGCAGAACAGGACATCCACACCGAGGAGTTCAGTGGTTATTAG
- a CDS encoding MarR family winged helix-turn-helix transcriptional regulator, which produces MPFSRHTSPGYLINHLARLFVSALQKEIKPLGLSTGVFPIMVHLWERDGLSQKELVEQVGIEQATMANTLMRMERDGLVMRRRDSSDGRMQHIWLTVHGRNLREPALTKAMQQNASVLVGLSQQEQRQIVFLMSKAIRSIESGCEIEHRV; this is translated from the coding sequence ATGCCATTTTCGCGACATACCTCTCCCGGTTATCTCATAAATCATCTCGCACGATTGTTTGTGAGTGCCTTGCAAAAGGAAATCAAACCTCTGGGTTTGTCGACAGGTGTCTTTCCCATCATGGTGCATCTTTGGGAGAGGGATGGTTTGTCCCAGAAGGAATTGGTGGAGCAGGTGGGTATCGAGCAGGCGACCATGGCGAACACGTTGATGCGGATGGAACGTGATGGTCTTGTCATGCGGCGTCGAGATAGTAGCGATGGACGTATGCAGCATATCTGGTTGACAGTGCATGGTCGCAATTTGCGCGAACCAGCCTTGACGAAGGCAATGCAGCAAAATGCTTCGGTATTGGTGGGCTTGAGCCAGCAGGAGCAGCGGCAGATTGTTTTTCTGATGTCCAAGGCCATCCGGTCGATAGAGTCAGGGTGTGAGATTGAACATAGAGTTTGA
- a CDS encoding LysR family transcriptional regulator, producing MDRPDIPLNALRTFETAARQGSFTSAAIELRVTQAAVSHQILRLEELLGVRLFHRSRTGLSLTSEAEALLPDLTASLDRIGGLLDRLQDGRYVEVLNIGVVTTFAAGWLLPLLSDFEEKHPSIKVKIFTNNNRVDIAREGLDAAIKFGSGHWPGLEATQLMTTPFAPLCAPDLALGLERPVDLMGQVLFRSYMAEEWSRWFKSCGLTAPENDGPVLDSSIAMANLAASGLGVALLPVRMFAAQVAADLLRRPFDQEVVLGSYWYTCLNSKEETTASRLFRTWMQDSISDQDRG from the coding sequence ATGGATCGTCCTGATATTCCTCTTAACGCCTTGCGTACATTCGAGACTGCCGCCCGGCAGGGCAGTTTTACCAGTGCTGCGATTGAGCTGCGGGTGACACAGGCGGCCGTAAGCCATCAGATTTTGCGTCTGGAAGAATTGCTGGGCGTTCGCCTGTTTCATCGTTCTCGAACTGGTTTGTCACTTACGTCCGAGGCTGAAGCCCTTTTGCCTGATTTAACGGCGAGTTTGGATCGAATTGGCGGGTTGCTGGACCGGCTTCAGGATGGGCGGTATGTGGAGGTGCTCAATATTGGTGTGGTGACCACATTTGCTGCAGGTTGGCTGTTGCCCCTTTTATCCGACTTTGAAGAAAAGCACCCTTCCATCAAGGTCAAGATCTTCACCAATAACAATCGGGTCGATATTGCTCGAGAAGGCTTGGATGCTGCCATCAAATTTGGCTCCGGACATTGGCCAGGACTTGAAGCAACCCAGCTTATGACCACACCCTTCGCGCCTCTTTGTGCTCCGGATCTGGCTCTGGGTCTTGAACGACCTGTCGATCTTATGGGGCAGGTCTTGTTCAGGTCCTATATGGCGGAGGAATGGTCACGATGGTTCAAATCATGTGGGCTTACTGCACCCGAGAATGATGGACCGGTTCTGGATTCTTCAATTGCCATGGCCAATCTTGCTGCCAGTGGGCTGGGGGTCGCCTTGTTGCCGGTGCGCATGTTTGCTGCGCAAGTCGCGGCTGATTTGTTGAGAAGGCCCTTTGATCAGGAGGTGGTTCTTGGAAGTTATTGGTATACCTGCCTCAACTCCAAGGAAGAGACCACAGCGTCCAGATTGTTCCGGACCTGGATGCAGGACAGCATATCCGATCAGGACCGGGGTTAG
- the bla gene encoding class A beta-lactamase, with protein sequence MTKRLTTKNLFCTILVSLTMGLSSQGSAIAQELNRTISSWEKHLNARIGVLLSEMESDWSIAHRADERFPMSSTFKSLLCGAVLARVDANEENLSNKITFTRKDLVSYSPVTKKRVKDGMSVSELCEATITISDNTAANLLLKRIDGPKGLTKFLRKMGDTTTRLDRWETELNEGKPGDARDTTTPRAILGSLEKLAFGNVLKQKSSRQLRQWMIDDKVADALIRAHLPKGWTIGDKTGAGGYGTRGIIAFIEKPDGKRYLAAIYMTENKADFPMRNKVISDIGRAMITEIQAR encoded by the coding sequence ATGACAAAACGACTAACCACAAAAAATCTGTTCTGCACTATATTGGTAAGTTTGACCATGGGCCTCAGCTCTCAAGGCAGCGCCATCGCACAAGAGTTAAACAGGACAATTTCATCTTGGGAGAAGCATCTGAATGCACGCATCGGTGTATTGTTAAGCGAGATGGAATCCGATTGGTCCATCGCTCATCGTGCCGATGAGCGTTTTCCAATGTCGAGCACCTTCAAGAGCCTGTTATGTGGTGCTGTTCTGGCGCGTGTTGATGCCAACGAAGAGAACCTGTCAAACAAGATCACATTCACAAGAAAGGATCTGGTCAGTTATTCGCCGGTGACCAAGAAGCGTGTCAAAGACGGCATGAGTGTAAGCGAGCTTTGCGAAGCAACCATCACCATCAGTGACAACACCGCCGCCAATCTTTTGCTGAAGCGTATTGATGGGCCAAAAGGACTGACAAAATTCCTGCGTAAGATGGGGGACACGACCACACGTCTGGATCGCTGGGAAACAGAGCTGAACGAAGGAAAGCCAGGCGATGCCCGCGACACCACAACACCACGGGCCATTCTTGGCTCCCTGGAAAAACTGGCCTTTGGCAATGTGCTGAAACAAAAATCCTCGCGGCAACTGCGTCAATGGATGATTGACGACAAGGTGGCGGATGCTCTCATCCGTGCGCATCTTCCAAAAGGCTGGACAATCGGAGACAAGACTGGAGCAGGCGGTTACGGCACACGTGGCATCATTGCCTTCATTGAAAAACCGGACGGCAAACGTTATTTGGCCGCAATCTATATGACGGAAAACAAAGCAGATTTCCCAATGCGCAACAAGGTAATCTCGGACATTGGCCGCGCCATGATCACCGAGATCCAGGCTCGTTGA
- a CDS encoding aminotransferase class V-fold PLP-dependent enzyme, which produces MRQIDLEKIRKDTPGVGTSAHLLACGSALMPQCVVNAIVEHTQLEAQIGGYEAHAKEVDKLDRVYHSVARHLGAKTTEIALMENATVAWCHAFYALPLKLGSRILTCEAEYAANYVAFLQRAKRDNLTIDVIPSDASGALDLDALQTMMDEDVGLIAITWIPTNGGLVNPAADVGKIANAHGVPYLLDACQAAGQKRIDVAELGCDFLSATGRKFLRGPRGTGFLYVKESWLSSLEPAMIDHFGAPWVARDHYELREDARRFETWENSYALRAGLGVAMDYADQIGIDLIENRVTLLADKARTLLSDLPTVNLKDLGQDKCGIVSFSIADKDPRQIVQQMAKSGFAIGASQASSTRLDSERRNLPTMLRIAPHYYNSEDEIERAVARLGKLL; this is translated from the coding sequence ATGCGGCAGATTGATCTCGAAAAGATACGCAAGGATACACCCGGTGTTGGGACCTCGGCTCATCTGCTGGCCTGCGGCTCGGCACTGATGCCGCAATGTGTGGTCAATGCGATTGTCGAGCACACACAACTGGAAGCACAGATCGGTGGCTATGAGGCCCATGCAAAAGAGGTCGACAAGCTCGACCGGGTTTATCATTCCGTTGCCCGTCATCTGGGCGCTAAAACCACTGAAATCGCCCTGATGGAAAATGCCACCGTTGCCTGGTGTCATGCATTCTATGCCCTTCCCCTGAAACTCGGCTCTCGCATTCTGACATGCGAAGCGGAATATGCCGCCAATTATGTTGCCTTCCTGCAAAGAGCCAAGCGGGACAATCTGACCATCGACGTGATCCCGTCCGACGCAAGCGGCGCGCTGGATCTGGATGCCTTGCAGACTATGATGGATGAGGATGTCGGACTGATCGCCATCACCTGGATTCCGACCAATGGCGGCTTGGTCAACCCCGCTGCAGACGTTGGCAAGATCGCAAATGCCCACGGCGTACCCTATTTGCTGGATGCCTGTCAGGCCGCAGGGCAAAAACGCATTGATGTGGCCGAATTGGGTTGTGATTTTCTCTCTGCCACAGGGCGTAAATTCCTGCGCGGGCCAAGAGGCACTGGTTTTCTCTATGTCAAGGAAAGCTGGCTCAGCTCACTTGAACCAGCCATGATCGATCATTTCGGCGCTCCCTGGGTGGCGCGAGATCACTATGAACTACGCGAAGATGCCAGACGGTTCGAAACATGGGAGAATTCCTATGCCTTGCGCGCCGGCCTGGGTGTTGCCATGGATTATGCCGACCAGATCGGCATCGATCTGATCGAGAACCGTGTCACCCTGCTGGCTGATAAAGCCAGAACACTCCTTTCCGATCTGCCGACAGTCAATTTGAAGGATCTCGGCCAAGACAAATGCGGCATTGTCAGTTTTTCCATTGCCGACAAAGACCCACGCCAGATCGTCCAGCAAATGGCGAAATCAGGCTTCGCCATCGGCGCATCCCAGGCCTCCAGCACTCGCCTGGATTCCGAACGGCGAAACCTCCCCACCATGCTCCGCATCGCCCCGCATTATTACAATAGCGAAGACGAGATTGAACGAGCCGTGGCAAGGCTTGGCAAACTATTATAG
- a CDS encoding SDR family oxidoreductase, producing the protein MAEKKVAIITAGGSGMGADSARRLAADGFDVAILSSSGKGEALARELGGIGMTGSNKSNEDLQKLVDATMEKWGRVDVLVNSAGHGPRAPILEISDEDWHEGMEVYFLNAVRTTRLVAPIMIEQKSGAIINISTFAAFEPDPVFPTSGVMRAGLAAYTKLFSDKYAADNVRMNNVLPGFIDSLPENPDWKARIPMERYGQSYGEIAATVAFLASDGAGYITGQNIRVDGGITRAV; encoded by the coding sequence ATGGCTGAGAAGAAAGTGGCAATCATCACGGCAGGTGGTAGCGGTATGGGGGCCGATTCTGCGCGGCGTTTGGCGGCTGATGGTTTTGATGTGGCCATTCTGTCGTCATCTGGTAAAGGAGAAGCCTTGGCCAGGGAGTTGGGCGGCATTGGCATGACCGGATCCAATAAATCCAATGAAGATTTACAGAAGCTGGTTGATGCCACGATGGAAAAATGGGGCCGGGTAGATGTGCTGGTCAATTCCGCCGGGCATGGGCCTCGTGCGCCCATTCTCGAAATCAGCGATGAAGACTGGCATGAAGGCATGGAGGTTTATTTCCTCAATGCCGTACGTACGACCCGGCTGGTTGCTCCCATCATGATCGAGCAAAAATCCGGTGCCATCATCAATATCTCCACTTTTGCCGCCTTTGAGCCGGACCCTGTTTTCCCGACCTCCGGGGTCATGCGGGCCGGTCTGGCAGCCTATACGAAATTGTTCTCCGACAAATATGCGGCCGATAATGTGCGAATGAACAATGTGCTGCCGGGCTTCATTGACAGCCTGCCGGAAAATCCGGACTGGAAAGCTCGCATTCCGATGGAGCGCTATGGGCAATCCTATGGTGAGATTGCAGCCACGGTTGCATTCCTTGCGTCCGACGGTGCCGGCTATATCACGGGTCAGAATATCCGGGTTGATGGCGGCATAACACGCGCGGTGTGA